Genomic DNA from Nyctibius grandis isolate bNycGra1 chromosome Z, bNycGra1.pri, whole genome shotgun sequence:
TAGGCTCAGTGCTGCATTGTGGAGTGAAACCTTGAACCTTACTGAAGGGGCCACTAAGCTGTCATGTCAAGTAATGACCATCTGTTGAGGGTGGAACAGAATAGGAGGTGGTTTCATTGAGCTCAACTGATCCTTCTTAGTGGCTCATTCCTACTTACCTATTAATACATACTTTTAAGGATTAGCTGCCATTTGATTAGCTGCTTATTAATGTGCAGCAAGGCTGACAGCTCAACGAGCCCAAGCTTTGTTGTAAATTGCGTGGACTAAAACACCTGCGTTGTTCTACAGTCATCCGTAGCAAAATCCTTTAATCTCATCTCCcctcatcctcccttactcaatGCCAAAGTTTGGAAGTTTCATACCTATGCAAGAGAATGACTGCATAACTACAGTCTTTGCATAGGGAATTCAGTTAACCTGCCCCAGCCGGTTAACTTTACTCTCAATGTCTCATCCGCTTGTTTAGAACCACACTACTAAACGAAACAGCATTAGCTGGCACAAAGCCTTTCAGCAGAAGATTTCCCTGAAGAGAAAGCATCCCCAGCCTGCCACTCTGAATCAGCAGAGATAGAGAGAACTAAAAAAGTCACTATTGAATTCTGAATTTTGGGTTTCTCTTTGTACTTGCCTAGAAACATGATAGACATAGCTTCCATCAGCAGTATTGCAGATGTTTATGAGAGAACTTTGACTCTAGTTTTTGCATGGTCTGAGTTTTTGCTAGCATCGTTCATTGACTGTCATATTACTGTGGCTTTTTCTGTCGCCTTTAAGGTTCTGGAGAACTTCAAAATGTTACACAAATTATATGCTGTCCTAAGTGAAAATATTATTGTCACCAAGCAATAGGAGAAAATTCAGAGCTAGGTAAGAATATCAGGATCTTGCAGCGTACAGGGCTGTCTTCTGCTCTCCTGTCATGTACTGAGCTGACCGGCCAGTGCCTGAGGGAGGCTCAGCCTCCTGGAGCCtcaagcagaaaggaaggaaaagagggcATGGAAATGTCTTGATAGGTTCCTTTGTTCACTTTTATATGTAAAGCCAAGCTTTTATATGTAATGGCCAGGTTTCCATCTTACTGAGGGTAATGTTTCCCCAAGATCTGTCTTGATGATAACGGTAAAAGTCATACTGGTGTTCGACAGAGATAAAGCCATTTTCTTTACCCATTCTGCAGTACAGTCACAAAAGAACTAGCTATGTCAAACCTACCGTCAGCGGTGCTTGGATTTCAGCTGCAGCACATTCAAGCCGCTTCTTTGCTGTTTCCAAGGCTTGGGTCTCTTTCAGGAGACACTCTAGCTCAGAGATGAGCTCAGATCTCCAGAAATGAATGTGGGAGATCCTCTCTCCCAGTTTCCTTCTACTGTCTTCTTGCATCCTGAAAGTCAGTCGATTCTTATCTTGCATCAGTCGCGTTGAGTCGGCGTTCAGTGTACCAGCATGGTGCCTGAAGTCTTCAGACTCTTTTATCTGAACCATGTTTGCGTGGTGCCAGTCACGAGTGCTGTAGCGGCTGTACGCGGTAGCGCGTAATGCAGGCAGAACAGCGGGCAGCCGCTCAGTGGGGTTAAATTGCTTGTCAGAGCTCGGAGGGGTCAAAACCACTCTGTTAGGCAGAACGGGCCTCCAGCAGCTGCGCTCCTGGTAGACTGGTAAGCAGTAGGTGTCCTTGGTGGTGCTGACGGGAATCAGGGCGGGGAAGAGGCAGCTGTTCTTCCTGCCACAGTAACTGGCGAGCTGCGTGGTCCCCAGAAACTCCATCTTGCCCTGGGCTCAGGCAGTCGCCCTTGGGCTGTCCAgcatccacagctgctctgagcagcccCAGGGTGACTGCCTCCTTGGGGCTGCGCCGGGCCTTGTGACGTAGCGGCGGTGTCACAGAGCCCCGAGGGCTGTTCCACGGTGACGTCAGGCTGGAGCCCGCCAGGGCCCCGGCACTGCGGGGGGCCTCCGTTCGTACCTCCTGTCCTAGGGCGCGTTGGTTTTCCCCCAAAGCGGCAGTGCTTTCCCCCGCAGAGCGTGTTGGGACCCAGAGGTCTAGACACGATATGAGACTGTTTGGTTATAGTGCGGAGGGATTTGCCAAAGGCTCACTCTGGATGGGTCTGTAGGTTTACCTTCAGCAAGCTTACCTTGAGCGAAACGAAATAAAAGCTTTACTCAGAGTGGTTCACATACATCAGTTAGTGGCTGCAGGGAAACGCAGCAGTGGAGACAAGCCTTCTGAACCGAAACACAGACTCTGGGAGTCATCTCTTGCGATTGTCTAGCAATTTCTGCAGATGGTTTGGTCCaaacgaacaaaaaaaaaagtataactATCTTGGATTCTGCTCTTGCCCTCAACTGTATTCGTCTTCTATAAAAAGTGTAAAAGATGGGGAAGACCTTCCTCTGAtgatgatttttcttcagtttaaaatgttGAGAAAAGTTACTcaacttttctaattttttctttcagccttcTGGCCTGTCTGGCAAAAACCTGTTTCTGAAATCCAGTGCTCTGAGATTGCGTTGTGACCCATCTTGTGTGCCAAGAATTTTGaacataaataattatttgtaattAGGCACTGCATTTCACTCTCCTAAGAGTCCTTAAATCAGCACAGATTTCTTCTAGGCTGAATGCAAGACAGTTGCAATCGTTGCTTCTTCTCCAGATATATAACTATGAAACAGCTTGTTAACCTTTTTTTCAGCCTGGGGAAATAAAATATAGACGTATATATGTGCATTACATTACAGCTTATCTTGTCTCAGAAAgctagtgtcctggtttggcctaaaccaggccaattttccttccagtgatttttactttcagttaagtctcttctaagtaactgcactttctgaaactaaccgcatgttttgcagacatttccacataacatttttttcattagtttccCATAGAAGATAATTACAGAGCAGTAAGTACAGAACTTGTACAAATACCAAGTGGTGACGGGCATTCACCTGAGGTAAATATacttgaaatggaaaatgggCAATAGCCTATTTATTAATGACTGAAAAACAGAGGCCAAACTCCTCAAATACCTtaactaaatatattttaagattttttttttttcctaggtttTTTGGTAGGTGGACAGTTATTCAGaagtttttgtggtttgtttgtttttttttttttcccccagaaggTTCTTTCTAAAAAGCTGGTGGTTGTTGAAGTGGAGAGTGTTCGTAAGAAGATAattctgcagtatttttctctcaaaaagaCAGATTTAACACTGGGGTGTGCTGGTACCTTTCAAAACATTGCCAGATACTCTTCTATATATTGTGTTTCCAAGGTGAGACCACCTTAAATAGTAACCTAAACACTTGTGTGTTGAAACAATCAAGTTTGGGGACTAATCAGAAATGGGAATGCTTGAGACTACTAACTGTGCTCAAATCAGGAAAATACCCTTTTTACAGCACCCTCAACGAAAGCAACAGAAGGAGGCTTTGTGAGCAGGAAGCATGCTGGTTCACTCACAGTTCCTCCAAAACCACCGCCCCGACCTGCCTTTCTCTCAAGCTTGAGTTACCATCAGTGCTTTTTAAACTAGAATTCCTGGGCCCTGCCTCAGGAGTAAGTCAGTCTGTCTCACGGGAGGTAACCACGACAAGAGGGACTGTTGCTTTGAGGCTCATACCTGTTATATGCATGTCcaggaggaaaactgaaaacttgttttaaagAGGTGAATGCACTGTGTgcatttttccaaagcaaagtgGTTATACTATTTAATGCCTTATTCTGAACACCGAAGCTGTACTCATGTAACAGCCATTCAGATGGCTGTTGCTGCATCTACTATGGTTGGGACTCTGCATGGTTTTAATTATAACAGTATTGTGAGAACTTTTTACGTAGGTAATGGGAAAATGAAGGGGAGGTGAAAAGATTGCCAAAGATCTTGGAAAAACATATTCCTCATAAGAGGAATATCATAAAACTCAATATGGTGCCATGATTTAGTGCTCATTTCTATGTAGACTGGAAGCATTTTGAGGCAGGAGTTGTCTTTTGATGAATGTTGGTAAGGTGTATCCCCTGTTGGGGATTCTCAGTTGGTCTCTTTAGGTGCTTCAGTTTTACAGCAGCAGTTTACACACACAGCTTTTAGTCAGGTGTACTGTCAGTTTGTGCTGGCTGATGAGCAGTGCAATAATCACTGATGTTTGCAATCTGTAAGTCAGTTCTCGGGCTGTGATGTTACAAACGGAGGACGAGGCCGTGCTCAGGCAGCCACGGGACAGACAGAAAGGGAGCAGTGGTCGGGGTAAGGTGGCCAGTAATAAGGTCCAGATTTCATCAGAAACTGGTGCACACTTCCTTGgtttggaaaattaatttatttcattaatttttacatACCAAATACAGTGGCTATGTGATTGCTCAGAAGTTGATTGGCCAAGTTAAGGTAGAATAACCTTCCAAATGAACATACCCATTAAATTAATAGCAATTGTCTACCAGCAAGGTACAGGAATTAATATATTCAAAATCGCTATGAAATGTAGCAATGGCATGATTTTACGTAAACGATATGTAGTCTCCTAGGTATAAAACTTGGGAAACACAAAGGTAAAGGGTGTTAATCTGCAGTACTTTCCTTGCCAGTTGTACAATGCTGTGCCATAAAGGTGACTCAACGATTTGTCTCCTTCTGTTGGGTGACCTGGGTGAACGGCATGAACCCCTCAGGGGTTAGCGAGCTCCTCGGGTGCGCGGGGATCGTGATTAACGTCAGGATTTCGGTACCGAGATGGTTTTGTGGCGCTACTGTCAATTGCTTCTGCCCAATGCACTTCCAGGGGAGAAATTTCAACGTGGCGTTAAAAACGCGCTGCCGGCAGTAACGGTCTCGCCGAGCTCACCTACCGCAAACCCGTGCCGGGCTCTCGGGTGCGTACGTGCAACCTGGGTGCCGGGGCCGGTGCCTGCAGCCTGCGGAGGGGCTGCCCGCGGGGGCgggagcccggcccggcccggcccggcccggctgcgCGCTCGGAGGGCCGGGCCCTGCTGTGTGCGAGCCCCTCCCGCGCGTGACATTCCCCAGCGGGCGTTGGCGCCGCCCAGCGCCTCTGCCCGCGCTCCCGCCCGGGGCCGAGCCCGCGGAGCGCCCCCTGGCGGCAGCGGGCACGGCCGGCGCATGCGCGCGCGGCACCAGGCGCGCTCTCCTGGCCCCGCCTCCTTCGCGCGCGGCGGAGGTGACCAGCAGCGGCACCAtggcggaggcggcgggcgggccgcGGCCCGAGGGTGAGGGGCGCGGCCGTGCGGGGCGGGCGCGCCGCCGCCGGCTGTCGCGCTCCAGCTCTCGCTGTCCGTTGCAGACTGCCCAGGGACCAGCAGCGCCCAAGCGGGCACGGCCGCCGCCTGCCAGGGATGCCCCAACCAGAGGCTCTGCGCtgccggcgccgccgccccggaCCCGGGTGAGTGAGGCCCTGAGGGGACGGGCGCTgaggcaccgggggggggggcgggacgCGGGACGGGGCTGACAGCGCCGTGTCGCCCCGCagcggaggcggcggcgctgcGCGAGCGGCTGCGCGCCGTGCGGCACACGGTGCTGGTGCTCTCCGGGAAGGGCGGCGTGGGCAAGAGCACCTTCAGCGCCCTCCTGGCGCACGGGCTGGCGGCGGACCAGGCCAAGCAGgtgggctgcggggcggggccgggggtcccggAGCCGCGGGCGGGAGGAGCTGGCGGGGGCgagcgcggcgggcggggccgcgggcagCCAAGCAGGGTATGGCTGCGCTGGCCGCGTGCCCCTTCTCGTTAACGGTTTGCGCTTCTTTCCCGTATTAAGTGCGCGACAGTGTTTTGGTTGCACGATTTAGGCTTTGGGAACAGTCCTGGGCCAGCTCGGTTCCAGTGGGctgggttggttgttttttttccaggttgctCTGCTGGACATAGATATCTGCGGGCCATCCATCCCTAAAATGATGGGTCTGGAAGGAGAACAGGTAAGTGAAAGTTCAAACGTTGTTTAAAGGATTTCTGCTCAATTTTTCATTGACGTTTTAGGGTAGACTTAAAGCTTCTAAAAGGACTGCTTATTGGGAAACTTGTGTGATAGCATGTAGGGAGATGAAGAAGGTGAGATGGAGAAGTTCAGCATAATTTCATTTGTAAAGAGAGTTGTCTGCTTTGAGGATGACCCGTTCTGCAAACCAGCTTTTGCTGCATAGTGGCCACATATTCATGACTATTTAAAACTTAAGTCATGTTAATGTGATTTATCAGCCCTAGAGTATTTTATATAAATCTATAAAGTCACAGGGAAATTTCTTGCAAAAATCTTGGACGGTTATTATTCACTTATGAATGGAGATCTGGCCCTCCTACAGTTTTTAACTCAGCTGCTCCAATGAAGCAGCATTGTATCTATAGCCAGGATATTTACCCAGTTTTGACTTATGTTCATGTTTTATGTaacatctggttttatttctaatgtAACTTTATGTATCACTTCAATTTTCAGGTCCATCAGAGTGGATCTGGATGGTCTCCAGTGGTAAGCTGGTGGAACTGTTTCAGAAagtttgttgggtttggttGGGTTGGGCACTGTTTTCTAAAGTAAAAAAcgagggaggagcaggggatACTTCTATTAGTTCTTTTTCTAATGATGGAAATATCCACATTGTATAGAATTCTATAGAATCTGGATATAGGCTATATAGATCAGAGTGTTAACATTCTTTTGTTAATCATAATAATACTACATTTCTAAAatagtttcattattttaagtgtttcttgTTTACTGCTATACTATGGACAATTAATACAAGTTActtcatttcattatttctggTTCTCATGCAACTGTACAGTATGTCATCTTCTCAATGACAGACAAAAAGTATCtcacacacaagaaaaacatcattaatCTTTAGAAAACGCAGGGAAAGTTTTGCAGGAGGGTTGGTTGTCTAAAGATCACCTTTAGTGTGTACGCCTTTGAAAAGACATCTTGGTGCTGAGAGGGAAAGCTGCTTTTATGCTTACGCAGTCTCCAGTGATTGCATAAACCCCTAGAAAACTTACTACAACTAGGTTTTTTTCAGGCTGTGAATGTAGTTGGTAAGCATTGCTCAAAACTTGTAAATTTCAGCCCTTTGATAAAAGAGAAGCATGAGGTACTCTGCCTTTATTTTCCCAATGTCTTCCCCGTTACTCCCCagcctgcttttttttataaaatccaGGTTTAGAGTTGGTTTCTCTACTCTTTCTTTACTGCTCAGTATGCTTTACTGAGTTTCTGTGCTTCTCTTTTAGTACGTTGAAGAAAACTTAGGTGTCATGTCCGTGGGGTTCTTGCTTAGCAGTCCTGACGATGCTGTCATCTGGagaggaccaaaaaaaaatggtacGTATCGAGTGTTGTCAACAACAATTTATGTACTTGAAAGATTTAATATTACGAGCTTGTTTATAATGTAAAAATAGTATAGTAAGCTATAGGAAAAAATGAGTGAATGGTTAGTTATTTTCTTTAGTTGAACGTACTCGTTTGATGAACTTAGAAGGTCAAATGCtgtgttgggggttttttttaaagccttggcaaaataagcatttctgtACTTGAGTTGCCAAGTCAGAAGAATCTGCATACCTATACTGTAGAATTTGAAGTAGACCCTAAAATTTGAAATATagggagatatttttttctctctcccacatTCTTATGCTTTCTTTTAGGGTTGATCAAACAATTTATTCGTGACGTGGACTGGGGTGAAATCGACTACCTGATTGTAGATACACCTCCAGGAACATCAGATGAACACTTATCTATTGTGCAGTATCTCGGCGCAGCGCACATAGACGGTGCTGTCATAATCACAACCCCTCAGGTACAAGAACTTAATTTCCATTGATAGAAGCATCATGGCAGTTAAAGCCAGTCCTTGGTTTAGAGTCTCCATTTAACTTCAGAGAAACAATGGTACAGAGTCTAAGGGAGCCGAGTTTCTTGTTTTGCTCTACAGCTGGCTGGTTTATGAGTTAGATGGGTGTCTCAGTGGAGTAGGGGATCTGCATGGGGCACTAAACCACTGAGCAGTTCACAATCAAAAGCTGTCATGATCTGTGTGGTGAAGGGAAGTGCAGCATTTCACTTCCTTCTTTGAGATCAGAGTTCACATCCTTGCGAATTTGTAATTTGCTCGCCAACAGCTTGATGTTCCGAAGTCAGGAAGAAGCTTAGCTTTTAACTGATGTGCACTGCTTGACACCACATGAAGTAGCTGGTTGCCTCCAGTAGGCAACTTTGTggtgtgcatttttaaaagaaaaatcagcccCTGGAGAGCTGAAACTCAAAATACATCGAATTCGTACATAAGTTT
This window encodes:
- the NUBP1 gene encoding cytosolic Fe-S cluster assembly factor NUBP1, with amino-acid sequence MAEAAGGPRPEDCPGTSSAQAGTAAACQGCPNQRLCAAGAAAPDPAEAAALRERLRAVRHTVLVLSGKGGVGKSTFSALLAHGLAADQAKQVALLDIDICGPSIPKMMGLEGEQVHQSGSGWSPVYVEENLGVMSVGFLLSSPDDAVIWRGPKKNGLIKQFIRDVDWGEIDYLIVDTPPGTSDEHLSIVQYLGAAHIDGAVIITTPQEVSLQDVRKEINFCRKVKLPIIGVVENMSGFICPKCKNESQIFPPTTGGAEKMCQKLNVSLLGKVPLDPQIGKSCDKGQSFLSEAPESPATLSYRNIIQRIQEYCDQHHFQEEKII